A stretch of Ursus arctos isolate Adak ecotype North America unplaced genomic scaffold, UrsArc2.0 scaffold_4, whole genome shotgun sequence DNA encodes these proteins:
- the SON gene encoding protein SON isoform X5: MATNIEQIFRSFVVSKFREIQQELSSGRSEGQLNGETNTPNEGNQAGDAAASARSLPNEEIVQKIEEVLSGVLDTELRYKPDLKEASRKSRCVSVQTDPTDEIPTKKSKKHKKHKNKKKKKKKEKEKKYKRQPEESESKAKSHHDGNIDLESDSFLKFDTEPSVMALEHPVRAFGLSETSESPAVVLEPPVVSMEVSEPHTLETLKPATKTAELSVASTSVISVQSEQSVAVTLEPSMTKILDSFTTAPVPTTTVVLKSPEPVVTMSMEYQMKPVLKSLEMTSPEQSKIMLEPPVAKGLDSSETLVVSSEIPTEVHPEPSTSTTMDFPESSATEGLRLPEQPVEVPSEIADSSMTRPQELLELPKTTALELPESSVASVMELPGPPATSRPELQGPPVTPVLELPGPSATPLPELPGPLSTPVPELLGPPATAVPELPGPSATSVPQLSQELPGLPAPSVGLEPPQEVPEPPVMAQELPGLPAVTAAVELPGQPAVTVAMELTEQPVTTSELEQPVGMTTVEHPGQPEVTTATGLLGQPEAAMVLELPGQPVATTALELPGQPSVTGVPELPGLPSATRALELSGQPVATGALELPGQLMATGALEFSGQSGAAGALELLGQPLATGVLELPGQPGAPELPGQPVATVALEISVQSVVTTELSTMTVSQSLEVPSTTALESYNTVAQELPTTLVGETSVTVGVDPLMAQESHMLASNTMETHMLASNTMDSQMLASNTMDSQMLASNTMDSQMLASSTMDSQMLATSSMDSQMLATSSMDSQMLATSSMDSQMLATSSMDSQMLATSSMDSQMLATSSMDSQMLATSSMDSQMLATSTMDSQMLATSTMDSQMLATSSMDSQMLASGTMDSQMLASGTMDAQMLASGTMDAQMLASSTQDSAMLGSKSPDPYRLAQDPYRLAQDPYRLGHDPYRLGHDAYRLGQDPYRLGHDPYRLTPDPYRMSPRPYRIAPRSYRIAPRPYRLAPRPLMLASRRSMMMSYAAERSMMSSYERSMMSYERSMMSPMAERSMMSAYERSMMSAYERSMMSPMAERSMMSAYERSMMSAYERSMMSPMADRSMMSMGADRSMMSSYSAADRSMMSSYSAADRSMMSSYTADRSMMSMAADSYTDSYTDTYTEAYMVPPLPPEEPPTMPPLPPEEPPMTPPLPPEEPPEGPALPTEQSALTAENTWPTEVPALPPEESVSLSEPSVSQSEISEPSALPANYSVSDPSVLASEAAVTVPEPLEPESLVTSTPVESAVVAEEHQVVPERAVTYVVSETPIMSAEPTVLTSEPSVMSETAETFDSMKASGHVASEVSLSLLEPAATNPEPSQNTLELPAMAVSELPAVAVPEPPTGTIPEPPAVAVLETSAVAIPDPAAVAVSDPVALAVPDPPAEAVPETLALAESEHVTIPVPVVSALEPTVPVLEPAVSVPQPNAVVSEPSVSLQESTVIISEPAVTVSEQTQVIPTEMVLESTPMLLESNVIKGVNLLSGDQSLAPEIGIQEIPMHSDDEPHAEGHLKNDPYESEHGTNIDLNINNHLVAKDMEHNTVSAASTGAVGEIGEGNILSISETKQCTVLDTCSSVSEADGGTLSSAGPLALEPDAVGTSKGIEFATGSALGSVSNYDVEVSLTTQDTEHDMIISTSPSGGSEADIEGPLPAKDIHLDLPSNNFITKDAEGPLSIKDCDQTLAVALSPKESSGEDKEVPLPTKEIMPDSGFSANIDDINEADLVRPLLPKDMERLTSLRAGIEGPLLASEVERDKSAASPVVISIPERASESSSEEKDDYEIFVKVKDTHEKSKKNKNRDKGEKEKKRDSSLRSRSKRSKSSEHKSRKRTSESRSRARKRSSKSKSHRSQTRSRSRSRRRRRSSRSRSKSRGRRSVSKEKRKRSPKHRSKSRERKRKRSSSRDNRKTVRARSRTPSRRSRSHTPSRRRRSRSVGRRSFSISPSRRSRTPSRRSRTPSRRSRTPSRRSRTPSRRSRTPSRRSRTPSRRRRSRSVVRRRSFSISPVRLRRSRTPLRRRFSRSPIRRKRSRSSERGRSPKRLTDLNKAQLLEIAKANAAAMCAKAGVPLPPNLKPAPPPTIEEKVAKKSGGATIEELTEF; this comes from the exons ATGGCGACCAACATCGAGCAGATTTTTAGGTCTTTCGTGGTCAGTAAATTCCGGGAAATTCAACAGGAGCTTTCCAG TGGAAGGAGTGAAGGCCAGCTCAATGGTGAAACAAATACACCTAATGAAGGAAACCAGGCAGGTGATGCAGCTGCCTCTGCCAGGAGCCTCCCAAATGAAGAAATAGTTCAGAAGATAGAGGAAGTACTTTCTGGGGTCTTAGATACAGAACTACGATATAAGCCAG accTGAAGGAGGCCTCCAGAAAAAGTAGATGTGTGTCTGTACAAACAGATCCTACTGATGAAATTCCCACCAAAAAGTCAAAGAAgcataaaaagcacaaaaataaaaagaagaaaaagaagaaagaaaaggaaaaaaagtataaaagacagCCAGAAGAATCTGAATCAAAGGCAAAATCACATCATGATGGGAACATAGATTTAGAATCGGATTCGTTTTTGAAGTTTGATACTGAACCTTCAGTGATGGCACTGGAGCATCCTGTAAGAGCGTTTGGCCTTTCTGAGACCAGTGAATCTCCTGCAGTTGTGTTAGAACCTCCTGTGGTATCAATGGAGGTGTCAGAACCACACACCTTAGAAACTCTGAAGCCAGCTACAAAAACTGCAGAACTGTCAGTTGCATCAACATCAGTAATTTCAGTGCAGTCAGAGCAGTCTGTGGCAGTCACGCTGGAACCATCCATGACAAAGATTCTGGATTCCTTTACAACGGCACCAGTGCCTACTACAACAGTAGTGCTAAAGTCACCTGAGCCAGTTGTAACAATGTCAATGGAGTATCAAATGAAGCCTGTGTTGAAATCTTTGGAGATGACATCTCCAGAGCAATCAAAGATCATGTTAGAACCTCCAGTAGCAAAAGGGCTAGATTCATCAGAAACCCTAGTGGTATCATCCGAGATACCTACCGAGGTGCACCCTGAGCCAAGCACATCAACAACAATGGATTTTCCAGAGTCATCTGCAACCGAAGGGCTCAGATTGCCAGAGCAGCCTGTAGAGGTACCATCGGAGATTGCAGATTCATCCATGACAAGACCACAGGAGTTGTTGGAGCTGCCCAAGACCACAGCGTTGGAGCTGCCGGAGTCGTCGGTGGCCTCAGTGATGGAGTTGCCGGGGCCACCTGCGACCTCCAGGCCGGAGTTGCAGGGGCCCCCTGTGACTCCAGTGCTGGAGTTACCTGGGCCCTCTGCTACCCCATTGCCAGAGTTGCCAGGCCCCCTTTCTACCCCAGTGCCTGAGTTGCTAGGGCCCCCTGCGACAGCAGTGCCTGAGTTGCCGGGGCCCTCTGCGACATCAGTGCCACAGTTGTCGCAGGAATTGCCAGGGCTTCCAGCACCATCCGTGGGTTTGGAGCCACCACAGGAGGTACCAGAGCCACCTGTGATGGCACAGGAGTTGCCAGGGCTGCCTGCGGTGACAGCGGCAGTAGAGTTGCCAGGGCAGCCTGCGGTAACAGTAGCAATGGAGTTGACCGAACAACCTGTGACGACATCAGAGTTGGAGCAGCCTGTGGGGATGACAACGGTGGAACATCCTGGGCAGCCTGAGGTGACAACGGCAACAGGGTTGCTGGGGCAGCCTGAGGCAGCGATGGTGCTGGAGTTGCCAGGACAGCCAGTGGCAACGACAGCGCTGGAGTTGCCAGGGCAGCCTTCGGTGACTGGGGTGCCAGAGTTGCCAGGGCTGCCTTCGGCAACTAGGGCACTGGAGTTGTCAGGGCAGCCTGTGGCAACTGGGGCACTGGAGTTGCCTGGGCAGCTCATGGCAACTGGGGCACTGGAGTTCTCGGGGCAGTCTGGGGCAGCTGGAGCACTGGAGCTTTTGGGGCAGCCTCTGGCAACAGGGGTGCTGGAGTTGCCAGGGCAGCCTGGGGCACCAGAGTTGCCTGGGCAGCCTGTGGCAACTGTGGCGCTGGAGATCTCTGTTCAGTCTGTGGTGACAACGGAGCTGTCAACGATGACCGTGTCGCAGTCCCTGGAGGTGCCCTCGACGACAGCGCTGGAATCCTATAATACGGTAGCACAGGAGCTGCCTACTACATTAGTGGGGGAGACTTCTGTAACAGTAGGAGTGGATCCCTTGATGGCCCAGGAATCCCATATGTTAGCTTCTAACACCATGGAGACCCATATGTTAGCGTCCAACACCATGGACTCCCAAATGCTAGCGTCCAACACCATGGATTCCCAGATGCTAGCGTCCAACACCATGGATTCCCAGATGTTAGCCTCTAGCACCATGGACTCCCAGATGTTAGCAACCAGCTCCATGGACTCCCAGATGTTAGCAACCAGCTCCATGGACTCCCAGATGTTAGCAACCAGCTCCATGGACTCTCAGATGTTAGCAACCAGCTCCATGGACTCCCAGATGTTAGCAACCAGTTCCATGGACTCTCAGATGTTAGCAACCAGCTCCATGGACTCCCAGATGTTAGCAACCAGCTCCATGGACTCCCAGATGTTAGCAACCAGCACCATGGATTCCCAGATGTTAGCAACCAGCACCATGGACTCCCAGATGTTAGCTACTAGCTCTATGGATTCTCAGATGTTAGCATCAGGCACTATGGACTCTCAAATGTTAGCCTCCGGCACCATGGATGCTCAGATGTTGGCATCTGGTACCATGGATGCCCAGATGTTAGCATCTAGTACCCAGGATTCTGCTATGTTGGGTTCAAAATCTCCTGATCCCTACAGGTTAGCTCAGGATCCTTACAGGTTAGCTCAGGATCCCTATAGGTTAGGTCATGACCCTTATAGATTAGGTCATGATGCCTACAGGTTAGGGCAAGACCCCTATAGATTAGGCCATGATCCCTACAGACTAACTCCTGATCCCTACAGGATGTCACCTAGACCCTATAGGATAGCACCCAGGTCCTATAGAATAGCCCCCAGGCCGTATAGGTTAGCACCAAGACCCCTGATGTTAGCATCTAGACGTTCTATGATGATGTCCTATGCTGCAGAACGTTCCATGATGTCATCTTATGAACGCTCCATGATGTCCTATGAGCGGTCTATGATGTCCCCTATGGCTGAGCGCTCTATGATGTCAGCCTATGAGCGCTCTATGATGTCAGCCTATGAGCGCTCTATGATGTCCCCTATGGCTGAGCGCTCTATGATGTCAGCTTATGAACGCTCTATGATGTCAGCTTACGAGCGCTCCATGATGTCCCCAATGGCTGACCGATCTATGATGTCCATGGGTGCCGACCGGTCTATGATGTCGTCCTACTCTGCTGCTGACCGGTCTATGATGTCATCGTACTCTGCAGCTGACCGATCTATGATGTCATCTTACACTGCTGATCGTTCAATGATGTCTATGGCAGCTGATTCTTACACCGATTCTTATACTGATACATACACGGAGGCATATATGGTGCCACCTTTGCCTCCTGAAGAGCCTCCAACAATGCCACCATTGCCACCTGAAGAGCCACCAATGACACCACCATTGCCTCCTGAGGAACCACCAGAGGGTCCAGCATTACCTACTGAGCAGTCAGCATTAACAGCTGAAAATACTTGGCCTACTGAGGTGCCAGCATTACCTCCTGAAGAGTCTGTGTCGCTGTCTGAACCTTCTGTGAGTCAGAGTGAGATTTCAGAGCCTTCAGCATTGCCTGCTAATTATTCAGTGTCGGATCCTTCTGTGTTAGCATCAGAGGCTGCTGTGACTGTTCCAGAGCCATTAGAGCCAGAGTCTTTGGTTACATCAACACCTGTAGAGTCTGCTGTAGTAGCAGAAGAACATCAAGTTGTTCCAGAGAGAGCAGTGACTTACGTGGTATCTGAAACTCCCATAATGTCAGCTGAACCAACTGTATTAACATCAGAGCCTTCAGTTATGTCTGAGACAGCAGAAACCTTTGATTCCATGAAAGCTTCAGGACATGTTGCCTCAGaggtgtctctgtctctcttggaGCCAGCTGCAACTAATCCAGAGCCATCACAGAACACTCTAGAGCTGCCAGCCATGGCTGTTTCAGAGCTCCCAGCTGTGGCTGTTCCAGAGCCACCAACTGGGACTATTCCAGAGCCCCCAGCTGTGGCTGTCCTGGAGACCTCAGCCGTGGCTATCCCAGACCCAGCAGCTGTGGCTGTCTCTGACCCAGTAGCTTTGGCTGTTCCAGACCCACCTGCTGAGGCTGTCCCGGAGACCCTGGCCTTGGCCGAGTCAGAGCATGTTACCATTCCTGTGCCAGTTGTTTCTGCCCTGGAGCCTACTGTGCCTGTCCTGGAGCCAGCAGTGTCAGTCCCTCAGCCTAATGCAGTTGTTTCAGAACCATCTGTTTCTCTCCAAGAATCCACTGTGATAATTTCAGAGCCTGCTGTCACTGTCTCAGAGCAGACCCAAGTAATACCAACTGAGATGGTTTTAGAGTCTACACCAATGCTATTGGAGTCTAATGTTATCAAAGGAGTGAATTTACTATCTGGTGATCAAAGTCTTGCTCCAGAGATTGGCATACAGGAGATTCCCATGCATTCAGATGATGAGCCACATGCCGAAGGACACCTGAAGAATGACCCTTATGAAAGTGAACATGGTACAAATATAGACCTTAATATAAATAATCATTTAGTTGCTAAAGATATGGAACATAATACAGTGTCTGCTGCCAGCACTGGTGCTGTTGGTGAAATTGGTGAAGGGAATATTTTGTCCATCAGTGAGACTAAGCAATGCACAGTATTGGATACCTGCTCTAGTGTTAGTGAAGCTGATGGAGGAACTCTATCTTCTGCTGGTCCCCTTGCTCTTGAACCTGATGCAGTGGGAACTAGTAAGGGTATTGAGTTTGCCACAGGATCTGCTCTTGGTTCAGTTAGTAATTATGATGTTGAAGTATCCTTAACTACTCAAGATACTGAACATGACATGATAATTTCCACTAGCCCTAGTGGGGGTAGTGAAGCAGACATAGAGGGACCTTTGCCTGCTAAAGACATTCATCTTGATTTACCATCTAATAACTTCATTACTAAGGATGCAGAAGGACCATTATCTATAAAAGATTGTGACCAGACATTAGCAGTTGCTCTCAGTCCTAAAGAGAGTAGTGGAGAAGATAAAGAAGTACCTCTCCCTACTAAAGAGATAATGCCTGATTCAGGATTTTCTGCCAATATTGATGATATTAATGAAGCAGATTTAGTGAGACCATTACTTCCTAAGGACATGGAACGTCTTACAAGCCTTAGAGCTGGTATTGAAGGACCTTTGCTTGCAAGTGAGGTTGAACGTGACAAATCTGCTGCCAGTCCAGTTGTAATCAGTATACCAGAAAGAGCTTCAGAGTCTTCTTCAGAGGAAAAAGATGATTATGAAATTTTTGTTAAAGTTAAGGACACAcatgagaaaagcaagaaaaacaaaaaccgggacaagggtgagaaagagaagaaaagagactcTTCATTAAGATCTCGAAGCAAGCGTTCCAAGTCTTCTGAACACAAATCACGCAAGCGTACCAGCGAATCTCGTTCTAGGGCGAGGAAGAGATCATCTAAGTCCAAGTCTCATCGCTCTCAAACGCGTTCAAGGTCCCGTTCAAGACGCAGGCGGAGGAGCAGCAGGTCAAGGTCAAAGTCCAGGGGAAGGCGATCTGTATCAAAAGAGAAGCGTAAAAGATCTCCAAAGCACAGGTCGAAgtccagggaaagaaaaagaaaaagatcaagtTCCAGGGATAACCGGAAAACAGTTAGAGCTCGCAGTCGTACCCCAAGTCGTCGGAGTCGGAGTCACACTCCTAGTCGTCGAAGAAGATCTAGATCTGTGGGGAGGAGGAGCTTTAGTATTTCCCCAAGCCGCCGGAGCCGCACCCCAAGCCGCCGGAGCCGCACCCCAAGCCGCCGGAGCCGCACCCCTAGCCGCCGGAGCCGCACCCCTAGCCGCCGGAGCCGCACCCCAAGCCGCCGGAGCCGTACCCCTAGCCGCCGGAGAAGATCAAGGTCTGTGGTAAGGAGACGAAGCTTTAGTATCTCACCAGTAAGATTGAGGAGATCACGAACACCCTTGAGAAGAAGGTTTAGCAGATCTCCCATCCGTCGTAAACGATCCAGGTCTTCTGAAAGAGGCAGATCACCTAAACGTCTGACAGATTTGa atAAGGCTCAATTACTTGAAATAGCCAAAGCTAATGCAGCTGCCATGTGTGCTAAGGCTGGTGTTCCTTTACCGCCAAACCTAAAGCCTGCACCTCCACCTACAATAGAAGAGAAAGTTGCTAAAAAGTCAGGAGGAGCTACTATAGAAGAATTAACTGAG TTTTAG